One Cucurbita pepo subsp. pepo cultivar mu-cu-16 chromosome LG20, ASM280686v2, whole genome shotgun sequence genomic window carries:
- the LOC111782586 gene encoding prostamide/prostaglandin F synthase translates to MNLVSASTQNPLRCASLSILSSSINLPSHFPSPLLLKPYAPDSKLYSAKLATTNGDARRNFRSPVVAKASITSGYGPEIGEILGDVRIFTAAGEPVLFKDLWDQTEGMAVVALLRHFGCFCCWELASTLKESKARFDSSGVKLIAVGIGTPNKARILAERLPFPMDCLYADPDRKAYDLLGLYYGFGRTFFNPASTKVFSKSRFSTLREAMKNYTLEATPDDRSSVLQQGGMLVFKGKQLLYARKDEGTGDHAPLDEIYDVCCRVPT, encoded by the exons ATGAATTTGGTTTCTGCGAGCACCCAAAATCCCCTTCGATGCGCTTCCCTTTCGATTTTATCCTCATCGATTAACCTCCCTTCCCACTTTCCCTCTCCTCTGCTTCTCAAGCCCTATGCTCCCGATTCCAAACTCTATTCTGCAAAACTAGCGACTACTAATGGCGATGCTCGTCGCAATTTCAGATCGCCTGTCGTTGCCAAGGCTTCAATAACTTCAGGTTATGGCCCAGAGATTGGAGAGATTCTGGGCGATGTTCGCATTTTTACTGCTGCTGGTGAGCCAGTTCTGTTCAAGGACCTCTGGGATCAGACCGAG GGAATGGCTGTTGTTGCCcttttgaggcattttggatGCTTTTGCTG TTGGGAACTTGCTTCCACTTTAAAAGAATCCAAAGCAAGGTTTGATTCATCTGGTGTTAAACTAATAGCCGTAGGCATTGGAACTCCGAATAAAGCACGTATCCTAGCTGAGCGG TTGCCTTTTCCAATGGATTGCCTTTATGCTGATCCTGATAGAAAG GCATATGATTTACTAGGTTTATACTATGGCTTTGGTCGTACATTCTTTAATCCAGCTAGT acGAAGGTATTTTCGAAGTCGAGATTTTCGACCCTCCGAGAAGCCATGAAAAACTATACTCTTGAAGCTACCCCAGACGATAGAAGCAGCGTATTACAACAG GGAGGGATGCTTGTTTTCAAAGGCAAGCAACTGTTGTATGCTCGAAAAGATGAAGGTACCGGTGACCACGCTCCGTTAGATGAAATCTACGACGTCTGTTGTCGAGTCCCGACCTGA
- the LOC111783183 gene encoding uncharacterized protein LOC111783183 has translation MQKIQSFHLLHSVLFFNFFLCSSKTDPISCGKIQIQSPFLSSSNPLSHMILCRSHKLYFRTSIGLFPISQIDYTTKTLIISHVPSSSSTHFVSPALLSSGLPSPPNLINSLLLFHCSNPTKPISQNCPKFEALQNQEQSQKPSCLILEDLGDLKQSFHPNDLKCSNFIRVYRNSSDFGLRNGYKLGTSISFDIPDHVPNPCKECEKADGHCGVGLRCLCHVVECKDKVFSEGGIVRPGGKFLLSLLPVFVMII, from the exons atGCAGAAAATACAGAGTTTTCATCTTCTCCACTCTGTtctgttcttcaatttcttcttgtGTTCATCCAAAACTGACCCAATTTCTTGTGGTAAAATCCAAATTCAATCCCCTTTCTTGAGTTCTTCCAATCCATTAAGCCATATGATTCTTTGCAGATCTCACAAACTATATTTCAGAACTTCAATAGGCCTTTTCCCCATCTCCCAAATCGATTACACCACCAAAACACTTATAATCTCTCAtgttccttcttcttcttcaacccaTTTTGTGTCCCCTGCCCTTCTATCCTCAGGCCTTCCTTCTCCACCAAACCTCATAAACTCACTCCTCCTCTTCCACTGCTCAAACCCAACAAAACCCATCTCTCAAAACTGCCCAAAATTTGAAGctttacaaaatcaagaacaatccCAGAAGCCATCTTGTTTGATCCTTGAAGATCTTGGAGATTTGAAGCAGAGCTTCCATCCAAATGACTTGAAATGCTCCAATTTCATAAGGGTTTATAGAAACTCCTCAGATTTTGGCCTCAGAAATGGGTATAAATTGGGGACTTCCATCTCTTTTGACATTCCTGATCATGTTCCTAATCCGTGTAAGGAGTGTGAGAAGGCTGATGGGCATTGTGGAGTGGGGTTGAGATGCTTATGCCATGTTGTTGAGTGCA AAGATAAGGTGTTTTCTGAGGGTGGGATTGTGAGACCTGGCGGTaaatttctcctttctttgcTGCCTGTTTTTGTGATGATTATCTAA